The proteins below are encoded in one region of Podarcis raffonei isolate rPodRaf1 chromosome 8, rPodRaf1.pri, whole genome shotgun sequence:
- the LOC128419182 gene encoding phospholipase A2 inhibitor and Ly6/PLAUR domain-containing protein-like: protein MSYLSSHEEIDSPPPLFFCVDAVTAFGALPLNCSYRFKIKSAELTDNVYDEQACESFQDFCAASALRTNIGKPQEQLLNRCSLSRDCFSGDYSFTAGNGKFFQTKNDCCNTELCNNATLSLPDRNLLAENGLQCPACYSNGTKRCKSEKTINCLENETQCVDFQGALNIALIQLHKFTFQGCGTTDFCAIQKNERRTIRFGNFLLFVKQISCYNDSQISHQLEHEG, encoded by the exons ATGTCTTACTTGTCTTCACATGAAGAGATTGATTCACCACCCCCACTCTTCTTCTGTGTGGATGCAGTAACAGCTTTTGGGG CATTACCTCTGAACTGCAGCTATCGTTTCAAAATCAAAAGTGCTGAACTGACAGATAATGTCTATGATGAACAAGCTTGTGAGTCCTTTCAAGATTTCTGTGCTGCCAGTGCTCTGCGAACAAATATAG GGAAACCCCAAGAGCAACTTTTAAATAGATGCTCGTTATCCCGCGATTGCTTCTCAGGTGATTACAGCTTCACTGCAGGGAATGGTAAATTCTTTCAGACAAAGAATGACTGCTGCAACACTGAACTGTGCAACAATGCAACTCTCAGCC TTCCTGATCGCAACTTGCTGGCTGAAAATGGTCTGCAGTGCCCAGCCTGCTATTCAAATGGAACCAAAAGATGTAAAAGTGAGAAGACCATCAACTGTCTTGAGAATGAGACCCAGTGTGTTGATTTTCAAGGAGCTCTTAATATAG cTCTCATTCAGCTCCATAAGTTCACTTTCCAAGGCTGTGGAACAACAGATTTTTGTGCCATCcagaaaaatgaaagaagaaCAATCAGATTTGGGAACTTTCTCCTTTTTGTTAAGCAAATAAGCTGTTATAATGATTCACAAATCTCACACCAGCTTGAGCATGAGGGGTGA